A part of Oculatellaceae cyanobacterium genomic DNA contains:
- the murD gene encoding UDP-N-acetylmuramoyl-L-alanine--D-glutamate ligase, with amino-acid sequence MPSAHVIGIGKSGIGAARLLKRDGWDVTLSDSASAESIANRNSSESLLNQQQQLEAEGIAVKLGYSFAPTPSIDLIVVSPGVPWDIPALVEARKMGIKTIGEMELAWRSLQSCPWVAITGTNGKTTTTSLIAAIFQAAGFNAPACGNIGYAACELALADTPPDWIVAELSSYQIESSPSVAPQIGVWTTFTPDHLSRHKTLENYYNIKAHLLRQSKHQIFNGDDAYLHEIGTQQWADACWTSVEGKDKLIGNSDLGAYIEDGWVIFQGEQILSASALKMVGSHNLQNLLMAVAAARLAGIEKDAIAQAISNFPGVPHRLEHICTWADIDFINDSKATNYDAAQVGLASVDSPAILIAGGEAKAGDDSAWLDTIKAQAAAVLLIGDAAKAFAKRLDEVGYSSYKIVETMDNAVARGAELAKQHSAKVVLLSPACASFDQYQNFEQRGDHFRQLCQQLFN; translated from the coding sequence ATGCCCAGCGCTCATGTCATCGGAATTGGAAAATCAGGGATTGGTGCCGCCCGATTATTAAAACGGGATGGTTGGGACGTGACATTGAGCGATTCCGCTAGCGCGGAAAGCATTGCTAACCGCAATTCCTCTGAATCATTACTTAATCAGCAACAACAATTAGAAGCTGAGGGAATTGCGGTTAAACTGGGCTATTCTTTTGCTCCAACACCATCAATAGATTTAATAGTTGTTAGTCCAGGCGTTCCTTGGGATATCCCTGCTTTAGTTGAAGCAAGGAAAATGGGAATCAAGACAATTGGAGAAATGGAACTTGCTTGGCGTTCCCTCCAATCTTGTCCTTGGGTAGCAATTACTGGCACTAACGGTAAAACTACTACGACATCTTTAATAGCTGCGATTTTTCAAGCTGCTGGCTTTAATGCCCCTGCTTGTGGCAATATCGGTTATGCTGCTTGCGAGTTAGCACTAGCTGACACTCCTCCCGATTGGATAGTTGCAGAACTGAGTAGCTATCAAATTGAATCTTCTCCCTCGGTTGCGCCACAAATTGGAGTTTGGACAACTTTTACACCGGATCACCTCAGCCGTCACAAAACTTTAGAAAATTATTACAACATCAAGGCTCATTTACTACGTCAGTCTAAGCATCAGATATTTAATGGTGATGATGCTTACTTGCATGAAATTGGAACTCAACAATGGGCTGATGCTTGCTGGACAAGTGTAGAAGGTAAAGATAAGTTAATCGGCAACTCTGATTTGGGAGCTTATATAGAAGATGGCTGGGTAATCTTTCAAGGTGAGCAAATTTTAAGTGCATCTGCTTTAAAGATGGTGGGATCTCACAACTTGCAAAACCTGCTGATGGCGGTAGCAGCAGCGAGATTAGCTGGAATTGAGAAGGATGCGATCGCCCAAGCTATTTCTAACTTCCCTGGTGTACCCCATCGCCTAGAACACATCTGCACATGGGCAGATATTGATTTTATTAACGACAGCAAAGCTACTAACTATGATGCTGCTCAAGTTGGGTTAGCATCAGTTGATAGCCCAGCGATTTTAATTGCAGGTGGAGAAGCCAAAGCAGGTGATGATAGTGCTTGGTTAGACACAATTAAAGCTCAAGCTGCTGCTGTATTACTCATAGGTGATGCAGCTAAAGCGTTTGCCAAGCGACTCGATGAAGTTGGTTATTCTAGTTACAAAATTGTGGAAACAATGGATAATGCTGTTGCTAGAGGCGCTGAATTAGCTAAACAGCATAGTGCAAAAGTTGTGTTATTATCTCCAGCTTGCGCTAGTTTCGATCAATATCAAAACTTTGAACAACGAGGCGATCATTTCCGCCAACTCTGTCAACAATTGTTTAATTAA
- the glyS gene encoding glycine--tRNA ligase subunit beta has product MATFLLEVGTEELPAAFVADAIAQWKSRIPQTLGEYSLITEAINVYGTPRRLAVVITGLPTQQPDREEEIKGPPAQAAFKDGQPTKAAEGFARKQGVDLEALEIRPTDKGDFVFVCKKFTGQPTAEILTSVVPQWIFGLEGKRLMRWADGDLKFPRPIRWLVTLLDDAVLPVEWVNASETIKSDRISHTHRVLHPEPVTINHANDYVETLKSAYVDVDPEARKANILQQVQECAKKVGGWADIYPDLLDEVTNLVEYPTAVLGNFEPEFLNLPTEVITTVMVTHQRYFPVFKNEAATELLPYFITISNGDPAKSDIIARGNERVIRARLADGQYFYKADLAHQLESYLPQLETVTFQEDLGSVKAKVERIVKIASYISEQLQLAAEESNLIQRAALLCKADLVTQMVGEFPELQGVMGHKYAIASKEPEAVSTAIFEHYLPRGAGDSLPTTITGQVVGLADRLDTLVSIFGLGMLPTGSSDPFALRRAANAIINITWNANLTINLQQLLQQIVADFVSQYPKTSSQLSQQLQEFFLQRLRNLLQEDRGIDYDLVNAVLGENDPEYTQRALQDLLDLRDRALFLQSIRNNGKLNEIYETVNRSTRLAGQGDLDTIQLDPINLVRPELFQKSSEQAFYDALVELLPQTQASQKSRDYQQLVEGLTKIAPTVSNFFDGADSVLVMDENPEIKRNRLNLLGLLRNHARVLADFGAIVKS; this is encoded by the coding sequence GCAACCTGACAGGGAAGAAGAAATTAAAGGGCCACCAGCACAAGCAGCATTTAAAGATGGTCAACCCACCAAGGCGGCAGAAGGTTTTGCCCGTAAACAAGGTGTAGACTTAGAGGCTTTGGAAATTCGCCCTACAGATAAAGGCGATTTTGTCTTTGTTTGCAAAAAATTTACTGGACAACCAACGGCGGAAATCTTGACTTCTGTAGTTCCTCAGTGGATTTTTGGGCTAGAAGGTAAGCGGTTAATGCGTTGGGCTGATGGCGATCTCAAGTTTCCCCGCCCGATTCGTTGGTTAGTAACTTTATTAGATGATGCAGTGTTACCTGTAGAGTGGGTTAATGCTTCAGAGACAATTAAGAGCGATCGCATCTCTCACACTCATCGAGTATTGCATCCAGAACCAGTAACAATTAACCACGCCAACGATTACGTTGAAACTCTCAAATCAGCTTATGTAGATGTAGATCCAGAGGCGCGGAAAGCTAACATTCTTCAACAGGTACAAGAGTGTGCTAAAAAAGTCGGAGGTTGGGCTGATATTTACCCTGATTTATTAGATGAAGTAACTAATTTAGTAGAATATCCAACTGCTGTATTAGGTAATTTTGAACCGGAATTTTTGAACTTGCCAACAGAAGTAATTACTACGGTGATGGTGACTCATCAGCGTTACTTTCCAGTATTTAAAAATGAAGCAGCTACAGAATTATTACCCTATTTTATCACAATTTCTAACGGCGATCCAGCAAAATCAGACATTATTGCTAGGGGTAATGAACGGGTAATCCGCGCACGATTAGCTGATGGGCAATATTTTTATAAAGCTGATTTAGCACATCAGTTAGAAAGTTATCTACCACAACTAGAAACAGTTACATTCCAAGAAGATTTAGGCTCAGTCAAAGCTAAGGTAGAAAGAATCGTTAAGATTGCTAGTTACATTTCCGAACAATTGCAATTAGCAGCCGAGGAGAGCAATTTAATTCAACGTGCTGCGCTATTATGTAAAGCTGACTTAGTTACCCAAATGGTGGGAGAATTCCCTGAATTGCAGGGGGTAATGGGTCATAAATATGCGATCGCCAGCAAGGAACCCGAAGCAGTATCGACGGCAATTTTTGAGCATTATCTACCAAGAGGTGCAGGGGATAGTTTACCTACAACTATTACAGGTCAAGTTGTTGGTTTAGCAGATAGATTAGATACCTTAGTCAGCATTTTTGGTTTAGGAATGCTACCTACAGGCTCTTCTGATCCTTTCGCTTTGCGTCGTGCTGCTAATGCCATTATCAATATTACTTGGAATGCAAATTTAACAATTAATTTGCAGCAATTATTACAACAAATTGTTGCTGATTTTGTATCTCAATATCCTAAAACTTCATCTCAATTATCACAACAGTTACAAGAATTCTTCTTACAACGTCTGCGTAACTTATTGCAGGAAGACAGAGGAATTGACTACGACTTAGTGAATGCAGTATTAGGAGAAAACGATCCAGAATATACACAACGGGCGTTACAAGATTTATTAGATTTACGCGATCGCGCTTTATTCCTGCAATCAATCAGGAACAACGGCAAACTCAACGAAATTTACGAAACTGTTAACCGTTCTACTCGTTTAGCTGGGCAAGGTGATTTAGATACAATTCAACTCGATCCGATTAATTTAGTACGTCCAGAATTGTTTCAAAAATCATCAGAGCAAGCTTTTTATGATGCGCTAGTAGAATTGTTACCACAAACTCAAGCTTCCCAGAAATCAAGAGATTATCAACAATTAGTAGAAGGGTTAACTAAAATTGCTCCTACAGTTAGTAACTTCTTTGATGGTGCTGATAGTGTGTTGGTAATGGATGAAAATCCCGAAATTAAGCGTAATCGTTTGAATTTACTGGGATTACTGCGTAATCATGCCCGTGTTCTGGCAGATTTCGGTGCGATCGTAAAAAGTTAG